In Paucidesulfovibrio gracilis DSM 16080, a single genomic region encodes these proteins:
- a CDS encoding uracil-xanthine permease family protein — protein sequence MSNDQLRYEAAESPPLPLCLALALIHVLIIFDGILFIPNVLGKSQLIAGDTLRFITFGTLITASIFTFLQSRRPFGIGTGFILFTGSYSAFLICTLDAVKMGGVELVATMTLLTVPIIFLYTFFIRFFRHIITPAIGGVVILLIAVSLVPIGLEIWAGTGKTTPDLTLVKLGIGGVTALLLTVFMLFGNVTFKLWSPVIALAGGYITSALFGQLHFTHTMAAPWFGLPPMVWPGIETNISGLHVPLILAFGMAMLASMIESTGNIMLVQQISQRNFRRVSYDVIQGGLYCDGLSKVACGLLGAPVPSIYCDNLPLIEITGVASRRIGVFGAAILFVLAFLPKAGGFILDMPGPVLGGFLIVIASLLFHAGFGLVRVNKLSNQHGIILGLSLTMGLVAESGTYFGNAVPEALAPLLQNSVAVGGFTAFLLSALAYFMPKKSVQGTLKAELAELPKLHKILTENQRKLDLDSQKLNTLILCCEEVFCHMISSGNGDKQRSLTFRVSKTEQGIFTEAVCGHAIDDVNNFAVPEHFFSARPEEMQQLGMLIFSKFAKEVKQLDISGYSFISFLI from the coding sequence ATGTCCAACGACCAATTGCGCTACGAGGCCGCTGAATCGCCGCCGCTTCCGCTTTGCTTGGCCCTGGCCCTGATCCATGTTCTGATCATCTTTGACGGCATTCTCTTCATTCCCAACGTATTGGGCAAATCACAGCTCATTGCCGGGGACACGCTGCGCTTCATCACCTTCGGCACGCTGATCACGGCCTCCATCTTCACGTTTCTCCAGAGCCGACGTCCATTCGGCATCGGCACGGGCTTCATCCTGTTCACCGGTTCCTACAGCGCCTTTTTGATCTGCACCCTGGACGCGGTCAAGATGGGCGGCGTGGAACTGGTGGCCACCATGACCCTGCTCACGGTACCCATCATTTTTCTGTATACGTTTTTCATCCGGTTTTTTCGCCACATCATCACCCCGGCCATCGGGGGCGTGGTCATCCTGCTCATCGCAGTTTCCCTGGTACCCATTGGCCTGGAAATCTGGGCCGGAACCGGCAAAACAACCCCGGATCTGACCCTGGTCAAACTCGGCATCGGCGGCGTGACCGCGCTGCTGCTCACCGTGTTCATGCTCTTCGGCAACGTGACCTTCAAGCTCTGGAGTCCGGTCATCGCCCTGGCCGGCGGATACATCACATCCGCACTCTTCGGGCAACTGCACTTCACCCACACCATGGCCGCGCCCTGGTTCGGCCTGCCGCCCATGGTCTGGCCCGGCATCGAAACCAACATCTCGGGCCTGCACGTTCCGCTGATCCTGGCCTTTGGCATGGCCATGCTCGCCAGCATGATCGAAAGCACGGGCAACATCATGCTTGTGCAACAAATCTCCCAGCGCAATTTCCGCCGCGTATCCTACGACGTGATCCAGGGCGGGCTGTATTGCGACGGTCTCAGCAAGGTGGCCTGTGGTCTGCTCGGTGCGCCCGTGCCGTCCATCTACTGCGACAACCTGCCCTTGATCGAAATAACGGGCGTGGCCTCCCGGCGCATCGGCGTTTTCGGCGCGGCCATTCTGTTTGTGCTGGCTTTTCTGCCCAAGGCGGGCGGATTCATTCTGGACATGCCCGGCCCGGTGCTGGGCGGCTTTCTCATCGTCATCGCGTCCCTGCTCTTTCATGCCGGATTCGGCCTGGTCCGCGTGAATAAACTCAGCAACCAGCACGGCATCATCCTGGGCCTTTCCCTGACCATGGGCCTGGTGGCGGAAAGCGGAACCTACTTTGGCAACGCCGTCCCCGAAGCCCTGGCCCCGCTCCTGCAAAACAGCGTGGCCGTGGGCGGATTCACCGCGTTCCTGCTCAGCGCCCTGGCCTACTTCATGCCCAAAAAATCCGTGCAGGGTACACTCAAGGCCGAGCTTGCGGAATTGCCCAAGCTCCATAAAATCCTCACTGAAAACCAGCGCAAGCTGGATCTCGACTCCCAAAAGCTGAATACGCTGATCCTGTGTTGCGAGGAAGTGTTTTGCCACATGATCAGCAGCGGCAACGGCGACAAACAGCGCTCCCTGACCTTCCGGGTCAGCAAGACCGAACAGGGCATCTTTACCGAAGCCGTGTGCGGCCACGCCATTGACGATGTGAACAACTTCGCCGTGCCGGAACACTTTTTCAGCGCCCGGCCCGAGGAAATGCAGCAGCTGGGCATGCTCATCTTTTCCAAATTCGCCAAGGAAGTGAAACAGCTGGATATATCCGGCTATTCGTTCATATCCTTCCTGATTTGA
- a CDS encoding phenylacetate--CoA ligase family protein, translating to MYYHDLETESPERRRKRKWRALHTLLEKAWLFSNEFKTRMNDAGLSEKDVRTPEGFAAIPPLRKKDIIRLQAEHGLDWMLTRELGELRHIYQSPGPILDPEGADSDYWGWAEAFYAAGFRPRDVVQMTFSYHLTPAGLMLEEPLRDIGCAVIPAGPGQTRTQIDIMTRLPVTGFVGMASFLRTIGRKAVARGLDPRRDFSLRTAFVAAEKLTRSLRTEVEETFGVTVRQGYGTADVGCIAYECDQAEGMHLSSRALVEICDPGTGQPLPPGEMGEVVVTPFTGEYPLIRLATGDLSRVMEEPCACGRTSFRLEGWLGRVDDTAKVKGQFLYPDQASTVMEQFEEIDCWQLVVANPDGRDTLTCRLQLRPDAEELDRGKFAQAFQECCKLRPAVEIITVPAKDATQESGGLDKKSPRLVDQRQFDS from the coding sequence ATGTACTACCACGACCTGGAAACCGAATCACCGGAACGGCGACGCAAGCGCAAATGGCGCGCCCTGCATACCCTGCTGGAAAAGGCCTGGCTGTTTTCCAACGAATTCAAAACCCGCATGAACGACGCCGGTCTGTCGGAAAAGGATGTCCGCACCCCGGAAGGGTTTGCGGCCATACCGCCCCTGCGGAAAAAAGATATCATCCGGCTCCAGGCCGAACACGGGCTGGATTGGATGCTCACCCGTGAACTGGGCGAACTGCGGCATATCTACCAATCCCCTGGTCCCATCCTTGACCCGGAAGGAGCGGATTCAGACTATTGGGGATGGGCTGAGGCCTTTTATGCCGCGGGCTTCCGGCCCCGGGACGTGGTGCAGATGACCTTTTCCTACCATCTCACCCCGGCAGGGCTGATGCTGGAGGAGCCGCTACGGGACATCGGCTGCGCTGTGATCCCGGCAGGCCCGGGCCAGACCCGGACACAAATCGACATAATGACCCGGCTGCCCGTGACCGGGTTTGTGGGCATGGCCAGCTTTTTGCGCACCATTGGACGCAAGGCCGTGGCCCGGGGGCTGGATCCCCGGCGGGACTTTTCCCTGCGGACCGCGTTCGTGGCTGCGGAAAAACTCACCCGCTCCTTGCGCACCGAGGTGGAGGAAACATTCGGCGTTACGGTCCGGCAGGGGTATGGTACGGCGGACGTGGGCTGCATCGCCTATGAGTGCGATCAGGCCGAAGGCATGCACCTCTCGTCCCGCGCCCTGGTGGAAATCTGCGATCCAGGTACGGGGCAGCCCCTGCCTCCTGGAGAAATGGGCGAAGTGGTGGTCACACCCTTTACCGGGGAATATCCCCTGATCCGCTTGGCCACGGGCGATCTGTCCCGCGTGATGGAAGAGCCTTGCGCCTGCGGCCGCACGAGCTTTCGTCTGGAAGGCTGGCTGGGCCGCGTGGACGACACAGCCAAGGTCAAAGGCCAGTTTCTCTACCCGGACCAAGCCTCCACCGTCATGGAACAATTCGAGGAAATCGACTGCTGGCAACTTGTTGTGGCCAATCCGGATGGGCGCGACACCCTGACCTGCCGCCTCCAACTACGGCCCGATGCCGAGGAACTGGACCGGGGCAAATTTGCCCAGGCTTTTCAGGAGTGCTGCAAACTGCGGCCCGCCGTGGAGATCATCACGGTCCCGGCAAAGGATGCTACTCAGGAATCGGGCGGACTGGACAAAAAAAGTCCCCGACTTGTGGATCAACGGCAATTCGATTCCTGA
- a CDS encoding IscA/HesB family protein, whose amino-acid sequence MIEITAAASQQLDNYFEGKDKQPIRVYLASGGUAGPKLSLALDEPNDNDEKFESQGYDVLIEKELFTQTGDVRIDMTYYGFTVDSQHPVGGGGCSGGSCSTGGCG is encoded by the coding sequence ATGATCGAGATTACCGCGGCTGCGAGTCAGCAGCTCGACAACTATTTTGAAGGCAAGGATAAGCAACCCATCCGGGTGTACCTTGCCTCCGGCGGTTGAGCTGGTCCAAAGCTCTCATTGGCTCTGGATGAGCCAAACGACAACGACGAGAAGTTCGAATCCCAAGGGTATGACGTGCTCATTGAAAAAGAGCTGTTCACCCAGACCGGGGATGTTCGCATCGACATGACCTATTACGGATTCACCGTGGATTCCCAGCATCCTGTGGGCGGCGGTGGCTGCTCCGGCGGCTCCTGCTCCACGGGTGGGTGCGGCTGA
- the pyrR gene encoding bifunctional pyr operon transcriptional regulator/uracil phosphoribosyltransferase PyrR has product MEECGTILSSRDMERTLERLASEVSERRGDDERLVLLGIQRRGADLALRLKARLDRSLGRDIPLGKLDINLYRDDWTTLNIQPSINRTEIPFDIENTSILLVDDVLYSGRTIRAALEAVLDYGRPRRVELLVLIDRAGLRELPIQADYVGKHVVTHGDEHVDVRVAERDSEDKVCLVTPK; this is encoded by the coding sequence ATGGAAGAATGCGGCACCATCCTCTCGTCCAGGGACATGGAACGCACCCTGGAACGCCTGGCTTCCGAAGTTTCCGAGCGACGGGGCGACGATGAACGCCTGGTACTCCTGGGCATCCAGCGGCGCGGCGCGGACCTGGCTCTGCGGCTCAAGGCACGCCTGGACCGCTCCCTGGGCCGCGACATTCCCCTGGGCAAGCTGGACATCAACCTCTACCGTGACGACTGGACCACCCTGAACATCCAGCCCAGCATCAACCGCACGGAGATCCCGTTCGACATCGAAAACACCAGCATACTGCTCGTGGACGACGTGCTCTACTCCGGCCGCACCATCCGTGCCGCCCTGGAGGCCGTGCTGGACTATGGTCGCCCGCGGCGGGTGGAACTGCTGGTGCTCATCGACCGCGCCGGGCTGCGCGAGCTGCCCATCCAGGCAGATTATGTGGGCAAACATGTGGTCACCCACGGCGACGAGCATGTGGATGTGCGCGTTGCCGAACGGGACAGCGAAGACAAGGTCTGCCTGGTGACCCCAAAATAA
- a CDS encoding hydrogenase maturation nickel metallochaperone HypA yields MSLIDSILNILADERSKQNLGKITKVTLQNGKLAGVVTEALLFAWEALTPGTQFEGCEIEVRETPLILRCFSCKKEFEAESAMLAECPECGQEIGHEVVSGREFLIENVEVEDSEGEAGGDTAPTS; encoded by the coding sequence ATGTCGCTTATTGATAGCATATTGAACATACTGGCTGACGAGCGGTCCAAGCAGAACCTGGGGAAGATCACCAAGGTGACGCTGCAAAACGGCAAGCTCGCCGGAGTGGTTACCGAGGCGTTGCTGTTCGCCTGGGAAGCGCTCACCCCCGGAACGCAATTCGAGGGGTGCGAAATCGAGGTGCGGGAAACACCGCTGATATTGCGCTGCTTTTCGTGCAAAAAAGAGTTCGAGGCCGAGAGCGCCATGCTTGCGGAATGCCCGGAATGCGGTCAGGAGATCGGGCATGAAGTGGTCTCGGGTCGGGAATTTTTGATTGAAAACGTGGAGGTCGAGGATTCGGAGGGGGAGGCCGGGGGCGACACAGCCCCGACGTCCTGA
- the hypB gene encoding hydrogenase nickel incorporation protein HypB — MEIPVVRNVLEANDRVADELKALFAEKNILVLNLMSSPGAGKTSLLERTLTDLKDEFKMAVVEGDLQTVNDAQRVAATGAQAVQINTEGGCHLDSSQVRESLKSLDLEGLDILFVENVGNLVCPAEFEVGEDHKITLLSVTEGDDKPEKYPLMFHISSVMLLNKVDLLPYVDFNVDSARRHAAKLNKDLLMLNVSCRTGEGLEPWYDWLREAREAKKK; from the coding sequence ATGGAGATACCTGTCGTACGCAATGTGCTGGAAGCCAACGACCGCGTTGCCGATGAGCTGAAGGCTCTGTTCGCCGAGAAGAACATTCTCGTGCTCAACCTCATGAGTTCCCCGGGAGCCGGAAAAACGTCTCTATTGGAACGTACGCTCACGGACCTCAAGGACGAGTTCAAAATGGCCGTTGTTGAGGGGGATTTGCAGACCGTGAACGATGCGCAGCGTGTGGCCGCAACCGGCGCCCAGGCCGTGCAGATCAACACCGAGGGCGGATGCCATCTGGATTCCTCCCAGGTGCGCGAGTCGCTCAAATCCCTGGATCTTGAGGGGCTGGACATCCTGTTTGTGGAAAACGTGGGCAACCTGGTCTGCCCGGCCGAGTTCGAAGTGGGCGAGGATCACAAGATCACCCTGCTTTCCGTGACCGAGGGGGACGATAAGCCCGAAAAATACCCCCTGATGTTCCACATCTCCAGCGTCATGCTGCTCAACAAGGTGGATTTGCTGCCGTATGTCGATTTCAACGTGGACAGCGCCAGACGCCATGCCGCCAAGTTGAACAAAGACCTGCTCATGCTGAACGTGTCCTGCCGTACCGGCGAGGGACTGGAGCCGTGGTATGACTGGTTGCGTGAGGCGCGTGAAGCCAAGAAGAAATAA
- a CDS encoding CBS domain-containing protein, whose amino-acid sequence MYVGLKMLKNFVTVTPQTLVKDAERLLEENRLWKLLVMDQGKLVGYVRKSDIARALPSLVTSLDRHELNYLLAKLTIDKIMRTNIEVITPDVEIELAAKRMSDEDLAGLAVVSEDDELLGYINRNVMLDVFVEEMGMQQGGSRITLEVEDRSGVLHEISGVIKELGMSIISTATFYHDNKRVIVVRVDSTDPAPVAEALAAKGYRIVGPQDFEQEWR is encoded by the coding sequence ATGTACGTCGGACTCAAGATGCTCAAAAACTTCGTCACGGTCACCCCCCAAACCCTGGTCAAGGACGCAGAACGCCTGCTGGAGGAGAACCGCCTCTGGAAGCTGCTGGTCATGGACCAGGGCAAGCTGGTGGGGTACGTGCGCAAAAGCGATATTGCCCGCGCCCTGCCCAGCCTGGTCACCTCCCTGGACCGCCACGAGCTGAACTATCTTCTGGCCAAGCTGACCATCGACAAAATCATGCGCACCAACATCGAGGTCATCACTCCGGACGTGGAAATCGAACTGGCCGCCAAGCGCATGTCCGACGAAGACCTGGCCGGCCTGGCCGTGGTAAGCGAGGATGACGAACTATTGGGCTACATCAACCGCAATGTCATGCTGGACGTATTCGTGGAAGAAATGGGCATGCAACAGGGCGGCTCGCGCATCACCCTTGAGGTGGAGGACCGCTCCGGCGTGCTGCACGAAATTTCCGGGGTCATCAAGGAACTGGGCATGAGCATCATTTCCACGGCCACGTTCTACCACGACAACAAACGCGTGATCGTGGTGCGCGTGGATTCGACGGACCCGGCACCCGTGGCCGAGGCGCTCGCGGCCAAGGGCTATCGCATTGTCGGCCCGCAGGATTTTGAACAAGAATGGCGCTGA
- a CDS encoding TetR/AcrR family transcriptional regulator, producing MKTKDRILDIARSMISEIGYHGTTTAALAKRAGISEGTIYRHFENKEAILLQILQELDDKYSEFLQTLRSARDGDHGTIERILHGHVRFASDNLADLKIVLSSYALLSPSKQSMTSVIERMHEFFTECMTRSMNMGVIREVDVDPTAKTLVALLLGVMQLKVYWPDMDSDFDPEAVQFVRRSLVPNL from the coding sequence ATGAAAACCAAAGACAGAATCCTGGACATCGCCCGGAGCATGATCTCCGAAATCGGATATCACGGCACCACCACGGCGGCCCTGGCCAAACGCGCCGGCATTTCCGAAGGCACCATCTACCGGCACTTTGAAAATAAAGAAGCCATTCTCCTGCAAATCCTGCAGGAGCTGGACGATAAATATTCCGAGTTCCTGCAAACCCTGCGCTCCGCCCGCGACGGGGACCACGGCACCATTGAGCGCATCCTGCACGGCCATGTCCGCTTTGCCTCGGACAACCTGGCCGACCTCAAGATCGTGCTCAGTTCCTACGCCCTGCTCTCCCCGTCCAAGCAATCCATGACCTCGGTCATCGAACGCATGCACGAATTCTTCACCGAATGCATGACCCGCTCCATGAACATGGGCGTGATCCGCGAGGTGGACGTGGACCCCACGGCAAAAACCCTGGTGGCGCTGCTGCTGGGCGTGATGCAGCTCAAGGTCTACTGGCCGGACATGGACAGCGACTTCGACCCCGAGGCCGTCCAATTCGTGCGCCGGAGCCTGGTTCCGAATCTCTGA